The Epinephelus lanceolatus isolate andai-2023 chromosome 10, ASM4190304v1, whole genome shotgun sequence genomic sequence GTGGTGGAAGGAGTGGACTACTGGACGACCGCCCAGGCAGAAGGTATCCTGATGAGTACCGGGGCAGCCAAATGGGGAGTAGCTTAATGAACAAGCCACTGGAGAGGCCAGGCTTAATGGGAGCAAGTCCAGAAAGTGGCAACCTTCCTAATACTCTACTCACTTACCTGGTATGTATCTCGTTTCTCACAATAGGTTCCTCCCCATCTTAACAATGGTGTGATTTGAATTGTATTCAACCATACAGTAAAttctcaaaatgtatttttaggaTACATTCCGGATAGAGAACGAGAATGACGCACAGCTGGTGCTGAAGGTGACACAGAAACTAACAGATGTGCTGATGGAGTACAGACTGAGGAGCGTGTCGACCGTAAGGAGCTTGTTTTTACTCTTTGATTGAAAACCAATCATTAAAGGTGGAGTCTGTGACCCTGGAGAAAGAGTATTGATCTTTGAACTCAATATCTAATCCAATACACATCTCCCAtcagtagggttgggtacccaACTCAGGACTTTCAAGGGTGCCGACTGAATTACATCATTACTACGGTGTTTCCGCTTCATGTAAAATCCACTAGTGCCAAATATTGGTACCCCAGAGTGCATCTGAGTGAGAACATTAGGCCAGCCACAGAGCTGCAAGGCTAGCAACAGTGCTCTGCAGAGCTGCCGGGTTCAACGTTAGACAGTAGGTGGGAGCACCCAAAAGCCAGCAACAGAGCTCTGCAGCCACTCTGATAGTTTCGCTGTCTGGTCTGTTTTCGTTTCTGAATTATTTAAGTAATAGCCTACTATCACTGCCAGACgagcagacacacatacacaagtaaAACGGAGACAGAAGATTGGCtctgtgtgattagaaaagagccAAGATCAGAATTGCCTTTTAGTCTACTATCTCacccctgcagcttgttcaaaaattaAGTTTTTGTAATTACAGGGAAAGTTAAGTACAGAAAATACGTACTGTTGGGCACAGCTACCAGAAGAGATACAGGCATCGATTCAAATATAAACCATACCCAACCCTTCCTCCTGCTAAATGCTCTGTCCTCATTTCCTCCCCAGGGTTCTAGTCTGAACAGCTTCTCATTGAGCTCCACAGGCCTCTCCTCTACAACCCCCAGCCTGCCACGCAGTAGCGACCGATTCTCAAGTAGTCTCTCAGGTATGTAAGCACCAAGGTTACGTTCACATTACAGGCTAATTTGGCCCTACACTCATGTGACACAGATCCGATTCTGTTTTCCAATCAGATCTGGGTCATTTTAATATTTGGTTCTAAATTTGATACATATCCGATCACTGGTCATTCTTCACTGCACAGGAGCAGATTACTCACCATACAGTGTCGGCGTTCCTTTAAAACTACAGAAGGCTGCCACAGCTGTACTGCTGCTGCAGTAGGCTACCCCAGTTGCAAGCCAATAGAGTGACTACCAGATGTTTTCTGACGGGGACAGCTTGCCTACATGCGGTGATAGCATTGTTGAGAAGCTGACAGAGATACTTGAACGTAGCCTTTGACATCCTAAAGTTTGGAAGAAGTATTTCTTCGTGAAGTATTTCTCTCCAAACGACTACCAGCAGTTGCTTTCTGATAGAGATAGTGGACTGAAAGCCCAGTTGTATGACAGCCTGTTATCCCGAAAACAAATGCCTGTTGCTGTTAAGGGCCAATTCTCTGAGATtacaaacagaagcacatggctaattattatgcagaatgacaGTATTGGACCTTCCTACTATGGAAGTCCCACGAAGGGCCCGGAGCTGCGAGGCTGGCAGCAGTGCTCCGCAGAGCAGGCAGGCACAACTTTGGACAGGAGGTGGGAGCGCTCTGAAGCCACTCACAGAGCTCTGCAGCCACTCCTCATTATTCAGAGATAAAGCTTGACTCATGCATTCATCTATTACCAAAATGCTTGTTAAGGAATTGTGccgttttttgttgttgttccaaAGCACATGTGAGTGACATTATTGGTTGCACGTAAGCCATTTCAGGACAGAGATCTGTTCATACTGATGCCACATATGGGCCCAGACAGAAAGATTAGATCCGGGATAATAATTGGAACTGAGCATTTAGCCCTCTGATGTGAAAGCAGCCCGTGTCTCCTTTCAACACAGCCTCAACTCAAATAATGAGTCGTGTTGACTAGGAGACACTAAAGAAATGCCTGTTGCTCATATTTGAAACATGGAAATCAAATGTGAGTGGAgcatccttttttttgttttgtccttttAATGAGTCTGGCATGTTATCTCTCTGCAGGTCCATCCAGATACTCAAGTGGTCCGCCGAGGTATTACAAATAACAATCCCAAGAAGCAACGCCTCGATCTTCTCATCCCTCTTGTTCTGTGTGCATTAGTCGTGATGGTCCAGGAGTTGAAAACTTTGATTTTGTGTAAATGTTTATGCTTTTAGGCATGTTGCTACAAAgtagtctgattttttttttttttttttaacgttttTACCTTTTCAGAAGATGGTCTGATTTGTCGGTTTACCACAAAATCACACATGcatgttttcagcagctttaaCTGTACTTTAGTGTATGACCATTGATCTTTTCCCAAGGCCGTGTTCTATTAAAAgtaattggggaaaaaaagacctgttttgaaattgattcattCAAGCTTTTTCCTTTTGAAACATTCCTCAATTTATGTGCTACATGGACAAAGATGGGGTCGCTCCAATAGCTTCTGAATGTAGTCCCACTGAAGTGCTTGAGACACTTAGCCtctcctgctggaacatgtttcAGTGGATGcattaaatcaaacaaaaattttaaGCATCCCAAGATAACGTTATAAAGCATACCTGTGTATATCCTCCTTAAAGTGTAGATGAGGTTGATTACTTTCCATTATCATAGATGTCTGCAGCATAAAAGCACCCAGCTGTTTCAAAGTGGATCCCGTTCCAACGTTGCAGATTCACACAAGCACATCACTTTAGTGTTTCTTAGGTTAATAAATGGACCATAAAACGGTataaaagtttattttcaaaTGTCTGGAATGTACACAGGTGTAATATAAAGCAAAGTGTAACAGTGAGATGTTAAGCAAGACATTTAATAACTAGAAAACTGAAATTTAAGCAGATGGCTGCAATCAAGCAGATTTAAAGTTGGAAAACCAACTCGGTAGAAAAGAAGCAGTCTATAACATGGTTGTGTGCATTCGAGCATTGATATTCAACATCCTCAAGCATTTCTCTCCAAGATGTCCTCCATCTGCTTCACGTTTATACGGGTAAGAAGCACTTTTGTCCCCAGGAAGTCCTGACCGTGCAGCTTCTGAGCAAGTGCAGCGAGTttctgtgatttaaactggaCCACGGCCTCACCGATACCCTTGCCATCACCGTCATGCAGTAAGACGATGCTGTCCATCCTCACTTTGTACTTGAAGAAAAGACTTTTAATGTGACTTTTCATCACATCTGCTGGCATGTTTCTGACAAACAAGCATGTCTGGGCTGCCGGGTCCGGGTTCACGCTTGGTGCTTCTTCTGGTGTCACAGCTGGatttaatttcctctttcgaTTTGGTTTCTTCATTGTGTCTGTCTTTGGACAAGGCTTAAGACTCCTGTAATGGCTTTTTGCCATCATGTCCCTCATTATCATTCTAGTGGTTGATGAGACCTCAATGGCATCAGAGCCCACATGGCAGCCGCTGAGGTTCAGTGCATAGTCGTAATCCTCAGTGCggttaaaaataagaaaagcagTGTCCGTTCTGTTACCTTCTTTGTCAAGCAGATGTAGCACATTTTTGTGTGCAATGTTTGGACACCCAAACAATTCTTTTATTTCAGTCTTGGTCATCCCTTTGGGCAGATTCCTAACCATGACAGTGTGCTCCTCAGTTGGAGATATGGTGGTTGTGGAGTCACTGTCAGATCTTGGCTTttttggtgacacagatggCGACTTATTGACAGATTTCCTCTTCATCTGCAGGGCAGAagcatttctgtgtttgtggtttgcagtTTCCCTCAGAGGATTCTGCTTGGGTTTCACCCCAACAtccaaagcagtttcacattctTGCACAGCACTGGTCCACATCTTCTCAGTTGCTCCACGTACCTCCACACAAAAGGGCCCCAGTGACTGCTGGTTGAAGAGAAGAGCTTCACTTGCATCCTGCATGCTGGCAAACTTCACCAGACAGCCACGGCTGCGTCCCAGCTCTACATTCACAATGGCTTCCTGCACAGACAACCCTTTGAAAAAATGGCAGATGACTTCTTTTGAAGCAGAGGATGGCAGACCAAAGAGCCTGACGTAGCCTGGGCTTGGGTCCAGAGTTTGCTCTGGCGAACTCACCTCGTCAAACTCAGCTGTGTTGTCAGCTCTGGGGAAATCAAGTCTTGGCAATGCCTCATTGTTTTCACTTGTAAGGGATGACTGGAGACCTTGAAGGACAGTACACACCCCCAGAAGAAAGGCAGTATTGGAATCAAGTGAGTGTGCATTTGAAGGTTGTAAATTTGCAATATGCAGATTTGCAGTCCTTGGATCCAGCGGCTGAGCAGTAGGTGGTTTCAGATTCGCAGTGTTGGGTTTCAAATGTGGCAAATCTGCATCTGGAGAGGTTTGAGGTCTCTTAACAGTGGCGTGCGTGGGGGAgggtttctttttcttcttcaacaATATGTTGAGTTTTTCCTCCAGCTCTGCCATGCTGCTTATGTGCAGAGACACCACACACCCTTTGAGGAAATTTCCACTGTACCGCATGGCAAGCTGGGCATCTCTTTCAGAGGTGAATGCAATAAAAGCCTCTCTGAGACTTCCTCCCACGATGTACACTCCTCCATCAGGTATGTGAAGATGTCCAAAGAATTTCCTAATATCTTCAGTGCCTGCCTTCACATCGAGGCCTTGCAGTCTCAGGATGATGGTCATTTTGTCACACCAGACCACGTGGCATCTGCAAATTAAGACAACAGTGgtgagaaatacaaaactgatGCGACAAATGTTACACGTTGcgtttttttaacaaaacaaacacgtGCGTCACAGGAGCACTGAAGgggaaaagagaaaattatGAGTAACAGTTTCTCTGTCTCCATGACACGCGCATGAATACTCACCACACCACACGTAGGTACAATGTAACGTTATAAATGTTAATATACGTTGTCTACTAGCGGTGTTGTTGCCGTAGTCCTGTCTACATTTGTGAACACGCTGGAATGTGGTCTCCCTCTGCTCCCCGCGCTGCTTAAGAATGCAGTCTTTCTCTCCCTTCGCTTTCATTGGCTCTGGAGTGCGTGTGACGCTCAGTACCGCCACCTACCGGGCTGGAGTGTGAGCTACAGTCAGGACAACGCCTCTACAGCAGGGGTGTtgaactcattttagttcaggggcCACATACAGTCCAGTAGAGGTGTGCCACATCATCTCGTGCTCAATAATACAGGTATGATTTttaatatatgaaaaattcatattgtgatatttgcaaTATTTCTACATATTGACACTGTTActcacggcaacaacaagcatggctgaaggCGAAAGTATTACCGACTCAGCAGCGGTTCCATAaacaggagcagcttcagtagtatAAAATAAACTGTGGCTTCCTgaatgtcttatgaacagccccggacttctcaggctcttttagcgacttactgctcagagggaactcagtcagcggctcctctggcagcagcgcagcatctctccttctcttctcgCCGTCCACACAGGAGTCAGTGTTATCAAGTGATTATGTCAGAAACCTTTGGTAATataaacctacgtgacgctcgcagctcgacaaaaaactacatatatgggaatgtgtgatagttgtggtatcataacagcctgtcacaggttacagcgtgatgattagaggagaaatggcagagcataaaggtccaggtgaaaaaaaaaactcagtcatttaggattttgctaaaagaaggaaatcacctgtttatctatatatatatatatatatatagatcccaggggacatttttttgtatttgggagctgtttaaatgtgtaatttgtggtagattttaatTTGTTGagctattaatattgtaacagaatctgaatctcactctgagttactgttgttcacaaactaaagaaatgagagatcagttttgtttagtttttactgaatatttgaaggcaaactgttaacatgtaaaactatatcacttattttgatGCAATACTGTTTTCTTAAATctatattaaaataattaagaATTGTGAAGAgtatatcatgatattattttagggccatatcgtcCACCCCAATAGCCCAGTTTGATCTCCAGTGGGCCAGACCAGGAAAACCATTATATAATAACCTTTGAATAACAACCTCTTCAGATGTTTGCCTTATTTTAGTATAAAGAAGTACATTCTGAAAACGTTCAtccatttataaaacaaatgatgaacagcTGTGATATCCTTGAAACTttgtgcaaattcaacagtatgtctcagtttgtccacattcagtcagtctacctCTCACTTTTCATTACATGTGACTtttgatttaagcaaataataaccTGGGCTAATATTGAAGTTTTAGGGGTATATACAGTAtgggccaaaagtttggacacgccttctcattcaatgcgttttctttattttcatgacta encodes the following:
- the rbm12ba gene encoding RNA binding motif protein 12Ba isoform X2, which gives rise to MTIILRLQGLDVKAGTEDIRKFFGHLHIPDGGVYIVGGSLREAFIAFTSERDAQLAMRYSGNFLKGCVVSLHISSMAELEEKLNILLKKKKKPSPTHATVKRPQTSPDADLPHLKPNTANLKPPTAQPLDPRTANLHIANLQPSNAHSLDSNTAFLLGVCTVLQGLQSSLTSENNEALPRLDFPRADNTAEFDEVSSPEQTLDPSPGYVRLFGLPSSASKEVICHFFKGLSVQEAIVNVELGRSRGCLVKFASMQDASEALLFNQQSLGPFCVEVRGATEKMWTSAVQECETALDVGVKPKQNPLRETANHKHRNASALQMKRKSVNKSPSVSPKKPRSDSDSTTTISPTEEHTVMVRNLPKGMTKTEIKELFGCPNIAHKNVLHLLDKEGNRTDTAFLIFNRTEDYDYALNLSGCHVGSDAIEVSSTTRMIMRDMMAKSHYRSLKPCPKTDTMKKPNRKRKLNPAVTPEEAPSVNPDPAAQTCLFVRNMPADVMKSHIKSLFFKYKVRMDSIVLLHDGDGKGIGEAVVQFKSQKLAALAQKLHGQDFLGTKVLLTRINVKQMEDILERNA
- the rbm12ba gene encoding RNA binding motif protein 12Ba isoform X1, giving the protein MSHEGLLAGNYRGAALSSSLPCDRDRPYLCIVLKTERHRETPRCHVVWCDKMTIILRLQGLDVKAGTEDIRKFFGHLHIPDGGVYIVGGSLREAFIAFTSERDAQLAMRYSGNFLKGCVVSLHISSMAELEEKLNILLKKKKKPSPTHATVKRPQTSPDADLPHLKPNTANLKPPTAQPLDPRTANLHIANLQPSNAHSLDSNTAFLLGVCTVLQGLQSSLTSENNEALPRLDFPRADNTAEFDEVSSPEQTLDPSPGYVRLFGLPSSASKEVICHFFKGLSVQEAIVNVELGRSRGCLVKFASMQDASEALLFNQQSLGPFCVEVRGATEKMWTSAVQECETALDVGVKPKQNPLRETANHKHRNASALQMKRKSVNKSPSVSPKKPRSDSDSTTTISPTEEHTVMVRNLPKGMTKTEIKELFGCPNIAHKNVLHLLDKEGNRTDTAFLIFNRTEDYDYALNLSGCHVGSDAIEVSSTTRMIMRDMMAKSHYRSLKPCPKTDTMKKPNRKRKLNPAVTPEEAPSVNPDPAAQTCLFVRNMPADVMKSHIKSLFFKYKVRMDSIVLLHDGDGKGIGEAVVQFKSQKLAALAQKLHGQDFLGTKVLLTRINVKQMEDILERNA